The genomic interval CTTTAAGCACTATCCTTGTCAGGTCCTCGCCCTGAGCGACAAGTGTGCTTTCAATGACGGCTTGGGCCTGCTCCTTTGTGAAGCTGTCGCCGGGCATCTCTTCGGGCAGCAAGGGAGACAGGCTCTCGATTCGTCCGCTGTGCGCGTGAACGGTTCCCGAGTACCGCAGACGATTCTCCGGCTGCCAGGCCAGAATCCGCCAGCGTCCCACACCGAGCCGCTGGTTAGCGATGCGATTGAACTCGGAAATGGATATTGAGTGCTTCAGCAGATAGGCGGACGGATCATCGGCTCGCGCCTTGTCATTTTCACTGACGAAAGCGGCCAGTTTCAGCGTGTCGGGATCGGCCCAGCCGGCGCGCCGAAGCGAATCGGCAAACGTTTCGATGGCGGCTTCGCGCTCGACGTCGAACTTGAGAAACTCGCCGATCTTCTCGCGGGGAATGAGCGCAACAGCCACGCCGCCGGCGAGCAGAATCAGAGCCAAGATTCGTGCACGACTCGGCAGCGAACGATAGATTCGGGAGGAAACCGTCGCGGTTTCGGCCGGGGGAACCGCCTCCACCGGGCGTGCGATGGCTGACTGGGAGGCGGTGACGTCCGCATTCAGGAGACCTTGTTCGGGGACAAACGATCCGCGCCGCAGATACGCGATGAACGCCGCCACCAGCGGAATCACGAGCAGTCCGGTTGCGACAACGGCGGTGGCGACAAAATACCAGTTGTCGCTGCGGAAGAGAAGCAGCGCCGTGTAGAGCGCATCCACCGTGTAGTGCCAGACGAGCAGCGGAAGAATTCCGAAGCGCAGCATGAGCACGCCGATGATAATCCCCGCGAAACCGACTTCGGCGCCGCGAATCCAGAACGGCTGATTGGCGTAGCCGGAATGCCCGAATCCCCAGATGACCGCCGGAACAAGCACCGCCAGCCAGGTGAGGCGGTTGCGAAACACTTTTTGCAGGAAGGGAATGGAAAATGCGCGGCTGATGAATTCCTCGCTTACCGCCGGGAAAAATCCGATGGCCAGCACCGCCAGCCACGGCATGGCCGTGTTGAGCAGATTGTCATAGGGAACATCCGACGGACTCCACGCTCCGAAACGTCCGGCAATGAGATAGAATACGATCTGGTAGGCAAGGAAAAACGCGGTGAGCGTCACGCCGAGCAGGATGCCTTTGAAAGCGGACTTTGTTCCCAACGCGCGGGGCGTGAACATGCGCGGAAGTGAGGGTTGGTGCGGGTATTTCTCACGATACAACGTTTCCGCCGAGGCGGTAATGAGGAAGATAATAAGTCCCGAGGCCAACGGTTGAAAGAGGCCGTAGAGAATCGTTTCGAGCAGGAATCCCGGCCAGGAAGTCGTGGTGTCGTACCAGTATAGACGGAGCGGAAAGTTGTTGATCTGGTTAAGCAGAGTGAGCGCGGCGGCCACCAAACCGAATGCGAGCGCCGTGCGCCATCGTATGTCGCGCCGGCGGAGTCGGATGAACAGCACGGCGATCATCGCAATGGCGGTGAGCAACATGCCGACGGCCGACATGCTCTGAGCCGTTTCGTTGTAGCTGCGCAGCCGGTTGAACGACGCCCGCCACACTTCCGGCACGTGCAGGTACTCCGAGTAGCTGCCGATGCGGTCGCCCAGAACCGTAACGGAATAGCGGTACTCGGAGCCGCGAACCGGTTCGATCCCGCGCGCCCGGTAAGTGAACGTCCAGTCCGTGCGAGCCGGGCGGACGACGCGCTGGAACTCGATGAACTCGATCCGACTGGAGTCGGAACCGACGATGCCGGCGAGGAAGCTCTCAGCCGTCGCTCGCGCATCGGCTTCGGGGATCGTGGCGCCCGCTGCCTCTTCGGGGAGTTCATGAGCGAGGCGAACGATGTCGCCTTCCGGCGATACATAGACTCGGAACTCTTCCTTCGTGCCCGGCCGGAACCAGCGATGCTGCCAATACCAGAGGCGAACGGGCGAACCAAGATAGGGCCGCGCTCCTTCGACTCCCAGCTCTTTCTCCAGATACGTCTTGGCCAGGCCGTCGTAACCGAATCGGCTGGAGTGACGATAGGTGGAAGGTGGCGCGAGATCAAGGCTGTCGAGGAATCGTTCGGCCACGCGCTGCGATTGCGGCCGGTTCAGGCGGAAGTCTATCGAGGCTTCCGGAAACGCCCGCTGGAAATAGCGCGTGCTGATGAGCACTCCGACCGCCAGAAGGATCAGACAGACCACGATGAACCAGCGGTCGTTGCGGGTAAGTCGCAGTTCGTTCATGATTCTCTCTTTGTTTGGGGAGAGGGCGAACGATGGCGGGCCGAACGCGGCAGCGGGTCTCGACGTACGCGAAACCCGCTGTCACGGATGTCCCCGAAAATACTTAGGCGCGTTTGCGCGAGCGAATGTAATACCCGATCATCAGAATGGTTGAGACCAGGCCGACCGCGGTCAGAATCGCCCACACCATCCACGGCTGATGCATGTTCCACAGAATGCGCGTCGCTTCCTCGGTGGTAGCTCCCGCGCCGCCGTTCAACATGGAAGCCATCGTTTCCATTACCTTGTCCTGCGGGATCGCCGCGGCCTGCGCTTGATCCATGCCGAGTTGGTTGACAAGATATTCGCGGGCGAAACGGAGCTTGCTGCCGAGATTTTCGTACAGAAAGCCCGACACCAGATTTCCGCCCGCCCAACCGATGGCGAACGGAATGTTGGAATAGCCCATATAGAGAGCCTTCTTGTCGGCGGGGGCCGTCAGGCCGATATACTCCGAGAATTTCGGGCTGCACCACATCTCGCCGATGGCGAAGATGAAAATCGAGAGCGCGACGATGAAACCGATGTTCGTGAAACCGCTGAGAAAGAAGCCGACCAGCGAAATCACCATGCCGCCGATCAGCGCAATCATCGGATGGAACTTGCCGGTCAGCCACGCGATGGGAAGCATAAGGACGATGATCGCCGCGCTGTCAATGTTGATCAGCATCTCCGGCTTGACGTTGCCGTTCTCCAGAACCAGTCCGTCGCTGATGGCCCGGAAGTAGGGAGCCACGTCACGGGAAACCACCCACTCGTCAATGAAGTTGGGAAGAAGATCCCAGAGCTGCATGAACATGAACCAGAATCCGCTGAAGATCAGCAGGAAGACCATGAAGTTCTTGTCACGCAACGTTCCCATCGTTTCCATGAAGGTCTGGCCGATGGTCTTGCGTGGACCGGAAGAAGTCCGCTCCGGCTCCTTGTAGAAGAAGAGTGCCGGAATGAAGTTGAACAGCGTGATTCCGGCCGCACAGATGAACACAAGTTGCCAGTTGTTTTCGCCGCGCAGGATCGCGGCGAAAAAGGGAGCGAGCGTGCCGCCCACGTTGACCATCCAGTAGAAGAATCCCCAGGCAATCGAACTGTTTTCCTTGGTCGAAGCCTTGGCGATGGTCCCCTGCACGGGTGGCTTGAAAATGGCCGTTCCCAGTCCGATTAAACACGAAGCGGCAAGGGCCATCCAGAAACCGCTGGCGAACGCGAAGGTCAGGTAGCCGACGATGTTGATCGTGAAGGCAACATAGAGACTCTTCTTGTAGCCGTACTCATCGGTGAAACCGCCGGAAACCATGGGCACCAGACACTGAACCAGCGCCCAGATCATATAGATCAAGCCCTTCTCGGAGTACGACATGGCCAGACCGTTGTTGGCAACGGCGGCAACCATGTAGAGCGGCGCAATCGCGCGAACGCTGAAAAAGGCGAGGCGCTCGTTGGCCTCGATCCAGTTCGCCACCCAGAAGTTCGACCCCAGGTGGCGAATCTGAGTGATAACCGATACTCCCTTTGCCAAGTTGACTCCCTGCGATGTAGAAAGTGTTAGGTAACGTGGATTCTGAGTAAGGAATAGGATCGCGAGCGATCAGGAATGATGCCGGAGTGGAATTTCGCGGGCGGCGTCGGTGACGGCTCCGATTTTGGAGGCGAAATCATCGGCGCGGGCTTGAATGTCGTCGTCGGTCATAAGGCGGACGTCAAGCAACTGGCGCAGGCGATAACCGGTTCGCAGATAGTTCATTTCCGCCAGAGCAATGCTCCATCCCTCGAGCCAGTTCATGAGCGCATGTTTCTGCTCGTCGGAACCCTCGAAATGAATCAGCAGATCAATGTCGCTCGTTTCATCGGCCGTCGCGCTCTTGGTGCTGCCGATGACATACAGTTTCTTGACGCCGAAACGATCGGGATCGAGGTGATCCACGATGCGTTCGATCATCTGCACTCGCCAGCGCCAATGTTCTTCGGCGGTGGCGTCGGGCGCAACCGGCTTGGGTTCACCGATCTCCTCGACGCTTACCGTCGGCAGCGACAATAGACCGATCGCTTCGTCGAGATCGGCGTTCATCAGAACTCGCAGCACACGCCCGTCGGTGATCGTCGGTACGTCCACTACCCTTACGACTTCGGCGAGCGAGGCGAACTCGGGTAAAATATCGGGCAGGATGTTGCGCGATCCGACGAGAAACTTCTCGTTGAAAACGATTCCTTCATCGTCGGGGTAAAGCGGCAGGTAACGGATGGAGGACTCCACCAAGTCCTGGAAGAAGTGAGTGCCAAAGGAGAGGTCGGGGACGTAGTTGCCGCGTTTCCGCGCGATCTCCACCAGCATGGCGGTGTTCTTGATTTCCGAGTAGCCGACGTTCACGCCCAGTTTGATGTCGCCGCGGCTTCCCCACCTCCCCGGACCCATAAGAATGAAGCGTCGCTTGGGAAGCAGCGCGTTGAGCCGTCCCACGCATCGTCCCACGGATCGCAAAGTCTCCAGGTCCTCGATTTCTCCGTATTTCTGAGGATCAACATATACCACGTGGGTGATATCGGGAAGTCGTCCGTTGGAGACATAGCGCTTGGCCGTAAAAACGATTTGGTCTTTGGGGAAATCGCGCGGAATCGGCGCCGGAATGCTGCCCGTCGAGTAGGCTTGCGGACGACATTGCAGCAGGTAAAAATTCTGTCCGTCGGACGCGAATTCGATATCCACCGGCCAACCAAGTCGCTCTTGAAGCAGGCGAAGCATGAGCTGCATTTGCTTCACGAAAGACGTGCGGGTAACTAATCCTTCAAAGGTGACACAGAAATCCTCCTGTTCCAAATCAAGCATCAGCCCGCCGGGGATGCGCATCTGACCATCCGTGAACAGAGAGATCACCTGATTCAGCCATGGAATTTGTGCGCCGTGTTGACGAAACACATCGCGAACGTCAATGGTCTCGAAAGCGTTCGTTTCAAGATTGATGACGTCCATCTTGATCGGCGAATAGCGTTGCATCTCGTCGGTGGTGACGTTGACGCGCAAGCCCGGTTGCCCGGGGGCGACGAGAATCGGGTAGTCATCGGTAAGCCGATCCACCGCGCGCGTCCCCAGACCGGGAACCATGCGAATCAGTCCGTCTTCGCGGCGGATGCGCGGTGACCAGCGGAATTCGTTGTTGCTGAAGGCGACTCCGGCGAAGGCCGGAAAGAAATATTTGCCGACGCGCGTCCCAACGACTTCCTGGATCATGATTCCCATCTCTTCGCGGAAATCGAGCAGACCGCGTTCGGCACGGTACTGAATGGGATCGGGTCCGAATGTTGAGGAGTACACCTCGGCAACCGCGTCCATCAGCGCTTCCAGTCGCTGATGCTTGGGGCCTTGATTGGCAAGGAACAGACTCTTATACTTGCCGGAAAACGAAGCGCCAAAACGATCTTCCAGCAGACTCGAGGAACGGACGATGAGCGGACAATCCTCAAAGTCATCCAATGCCATCGAAAGCCCCTGCACGACTTCCGGCGTGAAGCTGGAATGCTTAAACACCTGCACGATGTGGTCGTATTCCCGACGAACCTCGTCAATCTCGTGATACTTGTGCTCGACCAGCTCTTCGAGATCGTTATAGGTCACGAAATTCAGCAGGCCGTCTGAGGTCATGTGCCAGGTCTTGGGAGTGCGAATGTTCCGCAGTATCTCATGTTCTTCTGCGGCGCGCCGAATAACACGGGCGGCCAGAAAGAGTCCCGCGCTCTTTCCCCCCAGCTTTCCGTGGCTGCCGGTGGGATAGATGATGCGGCGCAAGAGATCGTAGAAATCGTCAACGTTCACGTACTCTTTGGCGACGTTGATGTACTCGAGCTGATCGGTGAAGAAGCGTTGCACGAGCGATACGCGAATCTCCTTCGCGGTGGTAGGCGACATCTCGATGTCTTCGGCTGCGATGTGATGGAAGCGACGAATCGCATCGGCCACGTCGCCAAGCGTCGTCCCGTGGCTCTCCAGGGTCGTGACCAGGAATCCGGAGCGGTCTTCCTGAATCCATTTCTGGATCCAACCCAGAATCTCTTTATCGGAGAAGTAGTTCTCCGCAATCCGCAAAATACTCTCGGCGAATTCGGGCGATGGATCGAGGGAGCGTTTCCGCGTCGGGCGATTTTCATCCAGCGGTGCAGTGGCGTCGCCGCGCAGGCGTTCCTGCAGTTCCGTTGCTTCATGAATACCGCTGGATCGAAGGCGGATGAAGAGCTTGCGGAGCACGCGGCGATACAGATTCTGATCCGTCTGCCGCAGGAGGTCAACGGCGACCTGCCACTCTCGCTTGGCCCGCGCCGACAGTTCCTCCCGTGCCGACTGCCACTCGTGGTGCATGAGCCGCATCTGCCGGTATTGCAGGAAGTGACTGAGGCGATCGGCAATGGTGCGGGTTAGCTTCGACTCCTCTTCCAGAAATGGACCGTCGTCGGCCTGCGGCATCTCCTGCGTGTAGTACACCGTGATCGTCCCCACCGGAGTCCCATGCAGCACAAGATCCGCTTGTTGTGACCACGGAGTCTCGACAAATCCGCGCGGCACATAGTCCGCGCCGTTGTAGGTGATCTTGGCTTGACATTTATCGGGGTATTGCCATCCAGGGGGGATGGCTTCGATAACGCCCTGAAAAACCTGCTCCAGATCGGCCTCGGGATCGCGTAGCAGTTCCTCGATGCGGTAGAGGCATTCGAGTTCCTTGGCGCGTTCCTGCAGCGCCCACAGGACCTTGTCAATGGGCCGATTCTTGTCACTCATGATGAACCACTCCTTGCCGGCTGCGGCCGTCCACGCGAACGTGCAGCGGCTTCGTCAGGCGAATATGACGCACCAGCGGCGTCTCGGATACACACGGTTGATTCTCCAGCCAGTTCCAATCCACGTGAAACGGTCCGTCGTGTCGAACCGAAAAATAACTGACCTGAAAGCTGGCCAGGTTGTGGAAAAAGTGCGAGCCTTGACTCAGCTCCACGTTCATCGTCGGCAGCGTCGCTTCCACCAGTGTTTTGACTCCGGAAATCTGCGCCCATTTCACGGGGATTCCCAGCCACGGATCGCTGCTGCCCCACCGTCCGAAACCGATCAGCAGATAGGGCCGTTTCTCAGCGGCCAGCGGACGATTCATGGCGGCAATTTCTCCGGCGATGGCCGGTGTGTGGCGGGCCTCGAACGAATCGGAGCGGACGTACACCACGTCGCGAATGTCCTCCACCGTGCCGTTGCCTAAGACGGTATCGGAAGCGAGCAGAACGCGATCGCCCGTCATTTCACCCTCGCCGATCTCGACTTCCTCGGTGGAGACCATCATCGGCCGCACCTGCAAGAATCCGAACCGCGCGGGCAATGCGCGTTTTTTGCCGAGCGTCACCGCGAACTCGATTTCCACCGGCGCACCCACCGCCGCTTCGCAGAGTTTCAGGAGTTTCTGCACCAGACGATTGAGCGGCAATTGCTCGTAGAACAGAATCGGCGCGAACGTCACCGCGCGCGGGCCGGGATTCTCGATTCCCGGATTCATGCGGTCGGCCTGCGGATCGTAGGTGGACGCGACGAAGCGCAGCGTCTCGTCGGCTTCGGCCTCGGCCAATCCCGGTTGGATCATGTACTCGGTTTCTTTGGTCGGATCGAAGGTCGGCGGTTTGCCCATGTTCACGGCCCAGAACTCGCGCTGCGTGACTTTCAGGAGCTCACCGGCCGAGCCTACCGGCGGATTCGTTTCGGGAAACGCCGGGGAGTACGTCCAACACATGCCGCCGTCCACGATGCTCTTACCTAGACCGAGCGCCAGATCCACGACGCCCTGCTCGGGACGGGCGCGGCCCACCGGATAGAAGTTGTACGAGCGTCCCACGCCCGACAGAGTGGGGTAGAAGCGTTCGCCGTAGCGCACGCCGACGATTTCCTGAATGACCACCGCCATCTTCTCGTCTTCGATGCGGCGTTCGATGCTCGCGATGTAGGCTTTGGCTTCCTCGAAGAACACCGAAGCGTACACGAACTTGATTGCCTCGACCAGTTTGCGGAAGCGCGTTTCCACGTCGAACTGGTTGTTGGGGATCATTTTCGTTCCGTACACCCCGGCGAAGGGATGATGGAGCGCGTCTTCGAGCAGGCTGGACGAGCGCACGGCCAGCGGCTGGTGGACCTTCGAGATCAGTCCCATCAGGTCGCCGACGAAAGCAGGCGGGAACGAAGCGCGCTGAAACGCGTGGGCGATTCGCGCGTCCGAAAGTTCCGAGAGCGCGACTTCGTAGAGATCGTTCTGCTCCATGAACGCGTCGAAGAGGTCGGTAGTCAGAACGGTCAGGCGGGGGATGGTGATTTCGATCTCGGGGAACTCGTCCGCCTTCAGGCCTTCGGCCAGCGTGTCGCGGATGAAGGCCAGACCGGTGGCTTTGCCGCCCAATTCTCCCGAGCCGAGACGCGTGAACACGTCCCCCGATCCGAGCAGGTCGCGGCTGAACGGGGGGATGGCTTCGCGCGGGGAGAATTTGCGGGGTTCGGTCATGACCGGAACTCTGCCGGGAGGTTTTGTACGATTCTTACCGTATCGAGGCTCACGCGGATGACTTGTCCGACCAGCCGCACGATGTATTCGGGATCGTCGTCGCGGTTGGGATCGTGTGTGATGCCGCTGTGCTTGTCGGTCTTGACCTGATATTGATCCACCACCCATTCCAGTGCGCTGCGGTTGCCGAGACGATACTCGAACGCTTCGGCCGGAATGCCGGTGCCGGTGATCGAGTCGTTGACAACCAACTCTCGCGGTGGCGAATCTCCCGATTCGCCTCGCACAGCCACTCCTGGACGAGGCGGGCAAGACAGGAAGATTCTCAAGAATCGATTATTTGAGTTGGTAAAGATCGATTTGACAACCATGTTTGTGGGCTGTAGTCGAAACCTGTTCGAGAGCTTCGTATCCGGATCGTATTACAAGGGCTTCGTGCATTTCGTTTCTGAGACTCTCCAAGGAACCGACGTGATAGAAATGTCTGAACAGCCTGATGATGTTACCACTCCACATCTCCTCAATGTGAGTGTTCTTGCGGTATCTATTCTCGAACCACATAGAAAGAGCAAAACCGCAGCTAAGACGTTGAGCGATGACTGCAAGTCTATTGGCATCGGATTGAGACCAGTTGTTATAATAGTCTGTGTGGCGTCCAATGTATGGCGGATCAAGGTACACGAAATCCTGCAGTGAAGCACTCTCGAGTGTAGACTCCCATGTCCCGTGCCGAAAATCCCATTTCTTGCCACGCATCTGTCTCGCAAGCCAGCCTACTTGATTCACAATCTTTGTAATGTACTGAGACGAGAAACGCTCGGGCTTCCGGCAAAATGGAACGTTGAATCTGCCATTCCCATTGAAGCGCATTACTCCGTTGAAACAGGAACGGTTTAGGAAAACAAAATCGTACGGGGAGGCTTCACTGTTAAAACGATCTCTCAAGCGGTAGTAATGCTTCTCGCCGTCTTTCCGCAACAGGTCGCCTTCTTTTTGAAGATGGCAACGCAGTTTTTCGGCAGTAATTGTGCCTGCGGAGATCGCCCTATAAAGGTTTATAATATGCGTATTTGTATCGCCTAGGATGGCCCGATCTGGAGCAAGATTGAAAACGACCACACCCGATCCTAAGAAGGGTTCAATCCACCTACCCTGTCCGTTGGAATGCCACCGAATATTCTGAAAGATGAAGGGGACCAACTTCGTCTTGATCCCTTGACACTTTATAGGAGGCACTCCGACATGATCGATATCGAAAGGGAGGCTGTTCATTTATGTTCTCCACTTGTATCTGGGATTCTCTTGAAAGCGAAATAGGACGCGATATCCCGGTATGGAGGAGCTGCTAACTCGGCAGCCAGCGCCATGTCTGCTGTCAAGTAATGCATCCAATAGTCGTCAAATACTGCTTCGCCTAGACTCGCAAATGGACCTCCGCCCGACTTCAAAGCGGCAAGATCATTGACAGATCCGATGTTCTTTGTGTTACCGCTGCCGGGCAGATCCTTAGCTATCTTGAACTTTGGTTGAGCAAAAAAGTCGAAGTCTCTGACAACTGAAGGTATATTTGTTAGCTCGTCAATGCCAAACTTCTTCAGCTCGTTTGCACGTGCCTCGGCTCTGGAGTATATCACTCCGAGAACGAAGTGCCCTTTATAGGATGAATAGGGGAACGTAATATTTTTGGTGGATTCACGCTCTCGGAAATAGCCTGTGAATGCTCCCAGTGTCATTGTGTTTACGGAGGTCGTGTTGGTTCGATAGGTTGTCTTGAAGTCCACAGCATACCGAAAGCCATCTTTGTCAATGAACGAAATATCCGGATAGTGATTCTGTTCCGCCGCTGGAACTAATTTAAGTCCCTCTCGACTTGCGAACTCTGCCAATGCAGGGAACAGCATGATTTCAATGAGCTTCGAGATGACTTTCGTGTCATCCGAGATTGTATAAACGTTTCTAAACACATCAATGAAACCCTTGACAATCCATCCTCCGTCTTTGGTGGCCAACTTCCCGGCAAGAGCCTCCGTCTCCGCTTGGAGCATGGCCAGGAATGCTGCCGAACTGTCCTTTGCCATCTGATTGCCTCCTCCTTATGCCCGGTACATGTTGCGTTACTTCACACTCCCATAATACGCAAGAAGGGGCGGTTTGTCAACCGCCCCTTCCATGTTCTATCCGTTGTTACACCCAGCCGCGATCTTTGCAGGCTTGAGCCACGCGGTTCACCGCGATAACATAAGCGGCATCCCGCATATACATCTTGCGTTGACGGGCCAGATTGCTCACGGCCTCGAAGGCGTGCGTCATCTTGACGTCGAGCTTGCCGAGCACCTCGTCCTTCTCCCAGAAGTAGTTCATGTTGCTCTGCACCTGCTCGAAGTAGCTGCAGGTCACGCCGCCGGCATTGCAGAGGAAGTCGGGAATCATGAAGATGTTGCGCTCGTGAATGACCTAGTCGGCCTCGGGAGTGGTGGGGCCGTTGGCGCCCTCGGCGATGATCCGCACCCGCTTGTGCATCTTGCTTACATTGCCGGCCGAGATCTGATTCTCAAGCGCGCAGGGAATGAGGATGTCCGCCTCCTGCTCGAGCCACGCATCGCCGGATAGCACTTCGTAGCCGAGACTGCGGGCCTTATCCTTCTCGATTCCGCCGAAGCGGTCGGTGATTCCCAAGAGTTCCTTGAGATTGACTCCATCCAGTTTGCGATAGCTGTAGGAGGTTTGATCCTTCTGATCCCAGCACGACACGCAAATGACCTTGCCGCCGATCTGCGCGTAGAGTTCGATGGCATACTGGGCCACGTTGCCGAAGCCCTGCACGCTGGCCACCGTCTTCTCGGGCTGCATACCCAGTTCCTTGAGGGCCTCGCGGACGGTGAAGATCACGCCGTATCCGGTGGCCTCGGTACGGCCCAGCGAACCGCCCATACCGACCGGTTTGCCGGTAATCAGTCCCGGATAGTGCGCGCCGTGAATCGCTTCGTATTCATCGAGCATCCACAACATGTGCTGGGCATTCGTCATCACGTCGGGAGCGGGAACGTCCACCAGCGGCCCGATGTCCTTGGAGAGCTGCCGGATCCAGCCGCGGCAAATCTGTTCCTGCTCGCGCGCGCTGAGGTTGTGCGGGTCGCAAATGACTCCGCCTTTTCCGCCGCCCAGCGGGATGTCCACCACCGCGCACTTCCAGGTCATCCACATGGAAAGCGCGCGCACCGTATCCAACGACTCTTGCGGGTGAAAGCGAATTCCGCCCTTGCACGGGCCGCGCGAGTCGTTGTGCTGCACGCGAAAACCGTGAAATACCGACATCGTCCCGTCGTCCATATGCACGGGAATCAGAAAATGGAACTCTCGAAGCGGATTGCGCAGTAGCTCGCGCGTGGCCGGATCGAGTCCCAAAAGATCGGCCACCTTGTCGAACTGCGTTTGAGCCATTTCAAACGGGTTAAATGCCTTGCTGCTCATCACAGACCTTCCTTAGTTGTTCAGTCGGCTCGCTTCAGCAAGCCTCCAATCAAAACGTGCTATCACCCGGCCCAAGCAAATACCGAGTGAACACAAAATATAGAAAAATTTCACGAAACAAACAAGATT from bacterium carries:
- a CDS encoding EcoRV family type II restriction endonuclease; translated protein: MLQAETEALAGKLATKDGGWIVKGFIDVFRNVYTISDDTKVISKLIEIMLFPALAEFASREGLKLVPAAEQNHYPDISFIDKDGFRYAVDFKTTYRTNTTSVNTMTLGAFTGYFRERESTKNITFPYSSYKGHFVLGVIYSRAEARANELKKFGIDELTNIPSVVRDFDFFAQPKFKIAKDLPGSGNTKNIGSVNDLAALKSGGGPFASLGEAVFDDYWMHYLTADMALAAELAAPPYRDIASYFAFKRIPDTSGEHK